The following are from one region of the Streptomyces decoyicus genome:
- a CDS encoding prenyltransferase/squalene oxidase repeat-containing protein → MAPMASMAHQAPLTPSVAFLARRAATALAAVLVLGAAAAPVAYADSADSPSMSPKKLPEGLYGSKDPQYDGVWRQSLALLAQDTVGVRPAASAVKWLAGQQCADGSFTAFRAEPGKPCDAKTLRDTNPTAAAVQALAALGGHGDAVKKAVSWLKSVQNDDGGWSSTAGSASDANSTSVVIGALAAAGEKPQSVTSKKGGKTPYDGLLTFQLGCAAKGDGRGAFAFQLKGAAPNADATAAAATGARGKGFVVEPAGKGADTPVKPLNCKDGDKEGKGDKKAGADDPAQAAEAGDGYLVAQLDKNGQQLLSAMPGAKEQPDVGNTADAVVALAAGAHGAAAAKPLKWLEKNSADWAKQSGPAAYAQLVLVAHATGTDPRSFGGTDLVAALNATGPEPAAAAKQDTKDADGSKDGGGLGVVWVIGIGLAIGAGIGFLLSSRKKSRL, encoded by the coding sequence ATGGCCCCCATGGCTTCCATGGCTCACCAGGCCCCTTTGACGCCTTCCGTCGCCTTCCTGGCGCGCCGCGCCGCCACGGCGCTGGCGGCCGTGCTGGTGCTGGGCGCGGCCGCTGCCCCCGTCGCATACGCCGACTCCGCCGACTCCCCGTCCATGTCGCCCAAGAAGCTGCCCGAGGGGCTGTACGGCTCCAAGGACCCGCAGTACGACGGGGTCTGGCGGCAGTCGCTCGCGCTGCTGGCCCAGGACACCGTGGGCGTGCGCCCCGCGGCGTCCGCCGTGAAGTGGCTGGCCGGTCAGCAGTGCGCCGACGGCTCGTTCACCGCCTTCCGCGCCGAACCGGGCAAGCCCTGCGACGCCAAGACCCTGCGGGACACCAACCCGACGGCCGCCGCGGTGCAGGCGCTGGCCGCACTGGGCGGGCACGGCGACGCCGTGAAGAAGGCCGTGAGCTGGCTGAAGTCGGTGCAGAACGACGACGGCGGCTGGAGCTCGACGGCCGGCTCGGCCAGCGATGCCAACTCCACCTCCGTGGTCATCGGCGCGCTCGCGGCGGCGGGCGAGAAGCCGCAGTCCGTGACGTCGAAGAAGGGCGGCAAGACCCCCTACGACGGGCTGCTCACCTTCCAGCTCGGCTGTGCGGCGAAGGGGGACGGGCGCGGCGCGTTCGCCTTCCAGCTCAAGGGAGCGGCCCCGAACGCCGACGCCACCGCGGCCGCGGCGACCGGAGCGCGCGGCAAAGGCTTCGTCGTCGAGCCGGCCGGCAAGGGCGCGGACACCCCGGTCAAGCCGCTGAACTGCAAGGACGGGGACAAGGAAGGCAAGGGGGACAAGAAGGCGGGCGCCGACGACCCGGCACAGGCTGCCGAGGCCGGCGACGGCTACCTCGTCGCACAGCTCGACAAGAACGGACAGCAGCTGCTCTCCGCGATGCCGGGCGCGAAGGAGCAGCCCGACGTCGGCAACACCGCCGACGCCGTGGTGGCGCTGGCGGCCGGCGCACACGGCGCCGCGGCCGCGAAGCCGCTGAAGTGGCTGGAGAAGAACTCGGCGGACTGGGCGAAGCAGAGCGGCCCCGCCGCGTACGCCCAGCTGGTGCTGGTCGCGCACGCCACCGGCACCGACCCGCGTTCCTTCGGCGGCACCGACCTGGTGGCCGCGCTCAACGCCACCGGCCCCGAGCCGGCCGCCGCGGCGAAGCAGGACACCAAGGACGCCGACGGCTCCAAGGACGGCGGCGGCCTGGGCGTGGTGTGGGTCATCGGCATCGGCCTCGCCATCGGCGCCGGCATCGGCTTCCTGCTCAGCAGCCGTAAGAAGAGCCGGCTCTGA
- a CDS encoding SCO2322 family protein translates to MRRTQIAGAVLLAGAVTGLAAGPAQAQEYRYWSFWDGKGSSWAYATEGPATVRPADGAVEGFRFAVSADSAAAGKPRAAAGFDAICHDTPAKDGRKRIGIAIDFGTAADAPGGEQPPKARTACAQVAEDASAGEALAAVARPLRYDSNALLCAIAGYPKSGCADQVKGAKEPASSASPSPGAAADEGDATGGGDATGGGDGGPSAGLVGGVAAVVVLGAAAVWQARRRRG, encoded by the coding sequence ATGCGGCGTACCCAGATCGCCGGAGCCGTGCTGCTGGCCGGTGCGGTCACCGGTCTGGCCGCCGGGCCCGCCCAGGCGCAGGAGTACCGCTACTGGTCCTTCTGGGACGGGAAGGGCAGCTCCTGGGCGTACGCCACCGAGGGGCCCGCCACCGTGCGGCCGGCCGACGGCGCGGTGGAGGGCTTCCGCTTCGCCGTCAGCGCCGACTCCGCCGCGGCCGGCAAGCCCCGCGCGGCCGCCGGTTTCGACGCGATCTGCCACGACACGCCCGCCAAGGACGGCCGCAAGCGGATCGGCATCGCCATCGACTTCGGCACGGCGGCGGACGCGCCCGGCGGCGAGCAGCCGCCGAAGGCCAGGACGGCGTGCGCCCAGGTGGCCGAGGACGCCTCGGCGGGGGAGGCGCTGGCGGCGGTCGCCCGGCCGCTGCGCTATGACTCCAACGCCTTGCTGTGCGCCATCGCCGGCTATCCGAAGTCGGGGTGCGCGGACCAGGTGAAGGGCGCGAAGGAGCCCGCGTCCTCCGCTTCGCCGTCTCCGGGCGCGGCGGCGGACGAGGGCGACGCGACCGGCGGGGGTGACGCGACCGGCGGGGGTGACGGCGGCCCGTCCGCCGGGCTGGTCGGCGGTGTCGCGGCCGTCGTCGTACTGGGCGCAGCGGCCGTGTGGCAGGCGCGCCGCCGACGCGGATGA
- a CDS encoding CbiQ family ECF transporter T component, translated as MSAPQATRTTALHAGAWWLWALGLATAASRTTDPLLLGLLVGVAGNVVAARRTEAPWARSYGAFVKLGLVVIAIRLAFAFFLGSPIPGTHTLVTLPEVPLPDWAKGVRIGGRVTAEGMVFALYDGLKLATLLICVGAANALANPARLLKSLPGALYEAGVAVVVAMTFAPNLVADVQRLRAARRLRGRPDRGVKALLQVGLPVLEGALERSVALAAAMDARGYGRSAEVPPGVRHLTSVLTLGGLLGICAGTYGLLGDTGGGYGLPLLLAGLAAALAGLWLGGRRSVRSRYRPDRWGVRAWLVAGSGIAVAALMIWANDYAPAALHPPAVPLTAPVLPLWPAVSVLVGLLPAFVAPLPPGADRADRAGRADRADRADRAASRGRAHDVDPRMKEPTQ; from the coding sequence ATGAGCGCCCCGCAGGCGACCCGTACCACCGCGCTGCACGCCGGCGCCTGGTGGCTGTGGGCGCTCGGTCTGGCCACCGCGGCCTCCCGCACCACCGATCCGTTGCTGCTGGGGCTGCTGGTGGGTGTGGCCGGAAATGTCGTCGCGGCCCGCCGTACGGAGGCGCCGTGGGCGCGTTCGTACGGCGCGTTCGTCAAGCTCGGCCTGGTCGTGATCGCCATCCGGCTGGCCTTCGCCTTCTTCCTCGGCTCGCCGATTCCCGGTACCCACACCCTTGTCACGCTGCCCGAAGTACCGCTGCCGGACTGGGCGAAGGGCGTCCGGATCGGCGGCCGGGTCACCGCGGAGGGCATGGTCTTCGCGCTGTACGACGGGCTGAAACTGGCCACCCTCCTCATCTGCGTGGGCGCCGCCAACGCGCTCGCCAACCCTGCCCGGCTGCTGAAGTCCCTGCCGGGTGCGCTCTACGAGGCGGGCGTCGCGGTCGTCGTCGCGATGACCTTCGCACCGAACCTGGTCGCCGACGTCCAGCGGCTGCGCGCCGCCCGGCGGCTGCGCGGCCGCCCCGACCGTGGTGTCAAGGCGCTCCTCCAGGTCGGACTGCCCGTGCTGGAGGGCGCGCTGGAGCGCTCGGTGGCGCTGGCAGCGGCCATGGACGCGCGCGGCTACGGCCGTAGCGCCGAGGTACCGCCGGGCGTACGGCACCTCACCTCCGTCCTCACCCTCGGCGGGCTGCTCGGCATCTGCGCGGGTACGTACGGGCTGCTGGGCGACACCGGGGGCGGCTACGGGCTGCCGCTGCTGCTCGCCGGGCTGGCGGCGGCGCTCGCCGGACTGTGGCTCGGCGGCCGCCGGTCGGTGCGCAGCCGCTACCGGCCCGACCGGTGGGGTGTCCGCGCCTGGCTGGTCGCGGGCTCCGGCATCGCCGTCGCCGCCCTGATGATCTGGGCGAACGACTATGCGCCCGCCGCCCTCCACCCGCCCGCCGTCCCGCTCACCGCCCCCGTCCTCCCGCTCTGGCCGGCCGTCTCCGTGCTCGTGGGGCTGCTGCCCGCGTTCGTCGCCCCGCTCCCGCCGGGCGCGGACCGTGCGGACCGTGCGGGCCGAGCCGACCGGGCGGACCGGGCGGACCGGGCCGCGTCCCGTGGCCGTGCCCACGATGTCGATCCGCGCATGAAGGAGCCCACCCAGTGA